One genomic window of Sardina pilchardus chromosome 15, fSarPil1.1, whole genome shotgun sequence includes the following:
- the aqp12 gene encoding aquaporin 12 has protein sequence MSDLNLTLGYFLSVLGLSALLGLLLRRRGGLWAHLAEVPAVFSLAACRLEVRAIEELGGWAAGIGPDVTLSVLFLTLLAHAATWPVASGNPTVGLQGFLVLDGGPPLLMLLLRTLLQVAGAHLAWLAAGFYWSLMLTDLHMIKSLMGSECTAALRGSVLQGGAVEAACSLAFHLLLLCLQRRSAFLRVPLLALCLTFLSFAASGSSAGLVNPALAYAVTFNCPGFSFAQYALVYWLGPIVGMILAVFLYMGHVPRLFSKNLLYSQKSRFRIPKKKDEQKDKSG, from the exons ATGTCGGACCTGAACCTGACGTTGGGCTACTTCCTGTCCGTGCTGGGCCTGAGCGCGCTCCTGGGCCTGTTGCTACGGCGACGCGGAGGCCTCTGGGCCCACCTGGCCGAGGTTCCGGCCGTCTTCTCGCTGGCCGCCTGCCGCCTGGAGGTACGTGCCATCGAGGAGCTGGGGGGCTGGGCGGCGGGGATCGGACCGGACGTCACGCTGTCCGTCCTCTTCCTCACGCTGCTGGCTCACGCCGCCACCTGGCCCGTCGCCAGCGGCAACCCGACCGTCGGCCTGCAGGGCTTCCTGGTCCTGGACGGAGGGCCTCCTCTGctcatgctgctgctgcggacGCTGCTACAGGTGGCCGGCGCGCACCTGGCCTGGCTGGCGGCCGGCTTCTACTGGAGCCTGATGCTGACCGACCTGCACATGATCAAGAGCCTGATGGGCTCCGAGTGCACCGCCGCGCTGCGCGGCTCCGTCCTACAGGGCGGCGCTGTCGAGGCCGCCTGCTCCCTCGCCTTCCATCTCCTGCTGCTCTGCCTGCAGCGGCGCTCCGCTTTCCTCAGGGTCCCTCTGCTCGCCCTGTGTCTGACCTTTCTCTCATtcgcag cCAGCGGCTCCTCGGCAGGCCTGGTCAACCCTGCGCTGGCCTACGCGGTGACCTTCAACTGCCCCGGGTTCTCTTTTGCCCAATATGCTCTGGTGTACTGGCTTGGGCCGATTGTTG GAATGATTCTGGCCGTGTTCCTCTACATGGGACATGTTCCGAGACTTTTCAGCAAGAACCTCCTTTATTCTCAGAAGAGCCGTTTCCGGATCCCCAAGAAGAAAGACGAGCAGAAGGATAAGAGTGGCTAA